A region of the Sarcophilus harrisii chromosome 3, mSarHar1.11, whole genome shotgun sequence genome:
GCCGCCGTCAGGCCCGGCAGGCCCCCCGGCCGCAGGGGGAAGACCGGCGGCGGGGCCTCCTCGGCCTCCTCGGCGCCCAGCACTTCCCAGCCCTCCTCCGTCCGGCCGCCGACGCCTTGTTGGGCTGCCCGGCCTTCCCGCAGTCCCCCCGGTCCTCCCCGTCCCCTCCGCCAGGTTCCTTACGCCTCTTCCGCTCGGGGTCCTGCCCGCCGTCCTCCACGAAGAAGAGGGGCCGACGGGCCCGCCATGCCCTCCTCGGGCCACGCGCGGCCGGGGCCCGGAACCACCAGCACCAGGGCGTCGTAACGGGCCGGCCCCGGGTCCGGGCCGGGGGCGGCGTCGGCGGGCAGCGCCCAGAGGACCACATTGGGCCTCTCGGGGGCAGGACGGGGGGCCGGCCCCGGGCAGGAGGCAGTGGGCTCGGGGTCCTGCCCAAGAAGGGCGCCTATGACCGTGGGGGCTTCTGGCCCGGCCACGCCCAGGTCCACGCGGGCGCTGCCCAGACGCTCGAGGCCCGAGCGCAGCCAGGTCATGGCGGCCTCCAGGCCGCCCGCCTCGAAGGCCTCGCGCACCGCCTCCAGCTCGGCCCCTCCTACGACCTCGAAGCCTTCCTGGGCAGGAGGCAGCAGCCTGCAAGGGAAGAGCGCGGGGTGAGGAGCACCAAGCCTGAGCCAGGCGGGGAACTTCGGGCGCTTTCGGGTCCCGTGACCTGCCCCCTCCCCGCGGGGCGCGACTGTGGGGTTCTGGCGAGAGACGGGCTGGGCCGGGAGCCCCGGAGGGCCCGTCTCACTCACCTCTCCAGCGCCGCCCCCCGGTCGCGTAGCGCCTCCCGAAGTCTGGTCAGGTCGGCGCCTCGGGGCCCAGGCCGGCTAAGCACGTAAAGCGGGGCCGCCCCCAGCCCGGCAGCCGCCAGCTGAGCCGCCGCCTTCTCCCGTTCCTGCTCCAGGTCTTCAGGCTGCTCCGGGCTGCCGGCGTTCCCGTTCCTGGGGCCCCGGCTCCACACGGCTAGCAGGGGCGCCCCCCGGGCCAGGGCTGCTCGCCCGGCTGCCCCCAGCCCTTCGGGCAGGGCCCCGTCCTCTCCCTCGTCTCCGTTCTCGCCGCGGGGCCCCCACACCAGCACCAGCACATCGGCCTCGGCTGCCCAGGGCTCGGGGGGCGCCGGCGGGCAGCTCAGCTCGCCCAGGAAGAGGCCCGGGCCCGCGGGGTAGAGGGCGGGGACGCGGGCGTCTTCGTGCCAGGCCTCTGGAGCCTCCCTGAGGGCGGCGATGAGCTCCGACTTCCCCGAACGCGGGGGACCGAGGAAGAGGGCGGTCACGTCCCCCCTCGGGGCAGGCATGGTTGGGGCTGCGGGGAGAGAGCAGGCGGGAGGGGGTCACGAGGCTTCTTCCCTCCCTCGGGGCCTCCTTCCCCCCTCAGGACCCTGACCCCACTCAGCCCAGCATTCTGGCTCCTCCAGAGACGGCATTCACATCTCCCGCCTTCCATGTGTCATTCAGCCAGGTGACTGGGGGCCCAGCGCCCGGGTTCTCCTAAGCCCCTCCCCTGCAGACCTTTCTCCTGGAATCCCCTCCTTTCTTTAGCTCTCCCCTCCCCAGAACTCGAGAGATCCACACGGAAGGCCGGTGAGGGCTCAGTACTCGGTTTCCTCTTGCTTCCACTCGGGCCGCACAGCCTTGCCCCGCACCGGGGACCCCGGAGGCCCAGACTCTCAGTCCCCACCCCCTCAGGTCCCAGGCTCCCCCGCCTCCTGTCCTCACCGCTTACCCCAGAGCCAGAGCATGCCGGCACTCCTGGGCAGCAATCTTCTCTCCCATCAGCCCCAGCCAGGCTAAGCCTGTCCGAGGCAGCCCCTGAGGCCAGCCAGAGTCCCCCCTCGTCGGCTCCCCCTGCACTCCGGCCCAGTTCCCGAAACAGGGACCAGGCCCTCCGCAGCGCTCCTCCCCCAGACAGGCCCTCAGCCGGCACCCGGGTGTCAGCCACCCAGAGCCATGGGCCCCAAGGTCAAAATCCCCCCCCCATCCTCTTCCGTCCTAGGGACACCAGCATCCTGGTCCCCATTCCCTGGAAACGGACATCTGGTGCTCCCCTCCCTGGCGACACGCGGGCATCctaccccctccccacccccagaccGAACAGTGACCTAGGCTCCTGCGCCCCTTCCCCTCCGGAAACCTGGAAGGACGTctcgtcccccccccccctccccacaccTGGCAATGACTCAGGCATCTTGTCCCCTTCTCCACAACTGGCAATGACGATAGGCGTCCcgtccccctccctctcccataGCCGCCAGCGCCCAGACTCGTTCCCTCCCTCACCTGGCAAGGACCGAGGGCTCACGCGCTAGCCACGCCCTCGTTCGGACCGGGCCGCAAGCCTCGCGGTAAATAAATAGCCGGCGTCCGGCGCAGTCCCGAAGGCGGTCGGCTCCCCGAGGTCCCGCCCCCCCTACGTAAGGCGGAGCTTAGGGGCAAGAAATCTAATTAGGTGACGTCACGGCCCTTCAGTCATGACGATGACGTCACCGGAGGGGGGCTCCCTAGGAAAGGCAGGAGGGGCGAACGCATCAGGTGACGCACGCCGAAACAAAGGCAGCCAAGCCTCGGCGCCTGCGCAGATGCTCGACCCACCCCCCCCCATCTGGCGgaaggggaaggggtaggggcgTGGAGGAGTCGAGAGAACGccgaggagggaggggaaagagctGGGTCAGATATCAGAGGGCGGAACCCCTGGGGATTGGTGGGGCCCAAGCGCGGCGTGGATGGAATCACGTGGGATCAAAAACAAGTGATGTCATCGCACGATCAAAGGTGACAGTCACGTGGGGTCGAAAGTCAAGAATAAATCTTAGTGAAGGTCAAAGGTCAATCGTTGAGGATTTTTGGATGCCCGGGAAAGGGTCCTGGTGCTGGGGGATAAAGGGGCGGGCGTGGGCCGGGTCAGAGATGGTGCGAGTAAACAAAGGTCAGTGTCAAAGGTCAAGGCGAGGACAAGGATCCAATCCCCCCTGGGGGTCCCTCCCTGCTCCGGGTctgatatcattattattatctttaagcGTTCTTGGCAGCAAGTGtgcccatccccccaaaaaagagaaagttggTTGGATTTGGAGTGGGGGGAGCCAGGCCCAGATTCTGAGCTCTCCCAGGCTCAGGCCCTTTGGCGGCTGTGCCCCAGCCCCCAGCAGGCGCCTGGCACAGAATGAGGCCCCGGGATCGCGCTTCCATTTGTGGGCCTGTGGGTCCTCCTGAGCCCCAGGCCAGCCTTGTGCCATCCGCCTCTCAGCAGGCGCAGGTGCAGGGTGGCCCGGAGGCTTGGGACCTGTTTGTGTCAGACTTTTGGTCGTCATTTCCGTGGAGCCCggctccaggcccagtgctctgccCATCTCCAGCCCGCTGCCCTTCTCTAGCCCGGCTGCCCATCTCTATCCCTGGTGCCCATCTCTAGCCCAGCTGCCCATCTCTAGCCCCACTGCCCATCTCTAGCCCTGGTGCCCATCTCTAGCCCACTGCCCATCTCTAGCCCGGCTGCCCATCTCTAGCCCAGCTGAACTTCTCTAGCCCCGCTGCCCATCTCTAGCCCCGCTGCCCATCTCTAGCCCGGCTGCCCATCTCTAGCCCTGGTGCCCATCTCTAGCCCAGCTGCCCTTCTCTAGCCCCACTGCCCATCTCTAGCCCTGGTGCCCATCTCTAGCCCAGCTGCCCTTCTCTAGCCCCGCTGCCCTTCTCTAGCCCCACTGCCCATCTCTAGCCCTGGTGCCTTTTTCGAGCCCGGCCTCTGAGGATCATTGGCTGAAATCCTAAGGACTTGAACCATCCATGGATTTTCAAGTGCTCAGAGCAGGCCAGCGAGGCCGACTtgtgccattttacagatggggaagttGAGGCACAGAGCTTGGGTGCTTTGCCCAGAAGCTCACCAGATCCCACAGAGGCTCTGGGAGAGGGGAAAGCGTTCTGGGCTTGAGGAGCCAGCATCCGTGTAGGTTGCTGTGGATGACCTTGGACCAGCCTCACTAGcaccctctgtaaaatgggctgtgCTGTTTTTCCTTaagctcccccacccccagccctgaggtcaggccCTGGGGCTCCTGCCCTGAACTAGTCTCCAGGCTTTCTTCCCCAGTCTCTGCCCAGCACCGCAGGCCAGGCTGCAAGGTCACTGCAGAGGGCGCAGCGCTGAGCTGGCTGCTTGGGGCCCCTTCGCTTCCCCAGGAGGCCTGGCTGCCCCCCGAGGGAACCCCAGcaagagaagattatattttagagaagactaTTACGGGGAGGCCCTTCCCACGTGGGAGGGGGGGAGGCTCTTGGGGTGGACTCAGGCCTTCACTTGTTGGGAATGACGCAGGGGGGGCTCCTGTCCATGCACAGGACGGCTCAGATGCCGGCTTTAGCCTGGAAGGGGGGAGGGACAGGTGCGCTCTCTGATGGGTGACTGGCGCGTACAGGGACGGACCCTTTTCTGAAGACCCACGGCCCCGGGGCCCCGTCTGACTCCCGCGGGTCGGCCCCAGCTGTGGGCCGAGCCACTGAGGGGATGGCGAGGGTGTCCTGGCACCTGCTGGGCGCCTGCTTCAGCCGCCTCTGTGTCCTTGGGGCGTGTTCCCACCCGTTCATTCCGCCAGGGGAGGTCGTTGGTGCAGACGTCCCCATGCTTGTCACCCCTCGGCACCTGCTGCGGCTTCTTGGAGCCCCGGGGACACCAAGAGTGGATGAACAGCCCCCAGAAGGGCCGGCGCCCCCAGACCCTGGCCAGCTCCTCCAGGGCGGCACTCGGGACAACTCCCTCGGTGGCGTCCCGGCCTGTAATCTTCTCCTCTGAAATGTAAccgagcaggtttcttggggggatTCCGGGGGCAGCCTTCCTGTCAGTTCAATAAtccccccaaatgcagccaggggttaaagtccaaatcctttattggctccttcacttggggctgggctagttttctggaggccccCGGGCCTTGGTTTCCGTGGGGGAGGGGACCTGGCACCACTTCTGTCTCCCCTTGTTCTCCCTGACCCCCCTCTCTGCCTTCTGCATGTCCCGGACTGAGTCCTGGCTGaggcccctccccctctcttaaAGGTGAGAACCTTGTGCAACTGTAGGAAGCACTAAGTTCGTCTAGAGAACTGTCACAGAGAACAGCCACTGTCTATCCGTTCCACCGACTTGGCCCCTTGTTTCAGGGACTTGCCGGGCGACCCAGGCCAAGTCCcttcc
Encoded here:
- the IRGQ gene encoding LOW QUALITY PROTEIN: immunity-related GTPase family Q protein (The sequence of the model RefSeq protein was modified relative to this genomic sequence to represent the inferred CDS: inserted 6 bases in 4 codons; deleted 1 base in 1 codon; substituted 1 base at 1 genomic stop codon), which codes for MPESLPAPTMPAPRGDVTALFLGPPRSGKSELIAALREAPEAWHEDARVPALYPAGPGLFLGELSCPPAPPEPWAAEADVLVLVWGPRGENGDEGEDGALPEGLGAAGRAALARGAPLLAVWSRGPRNGNAGSPEQPEDLEQEREKAAAQLAAAGLGAAPLYVLSRPGPRGADLTRLREALRDRGAALERLLPPAQEGFEVVGGAELEAVREAFEAGGLEAAMTWLRSGLERLGSARVDLGVAGPEAPTVIGALLGQDPEPTASCPGPAPRPAPERPNVVLWALPADAAPGPDPGPARYDALVLVVPGPXAARGPRRAWRARRPLFFVEDGGQDPERKRRKEPGGGDGEDXGGLREGRAAQQGVGGRTEEGWEVLGAEEAEEAPPPVFPLRPGGLPGLTAALRRACPASEGALLALPRLGQAGAKAERLQAGVLWRXAGQLAAAPPGPGWAPCGVRLTGSPAGLRAALGLGGRXVARELALSLEPGLVGRELSRLALSXGGPGRLGARWPARDPGEPGKLSFLWGPAGRGHGGLATAPDGVLLAALDELQADAEAVLGPGPDPE